Proteins encoded in a region of the Candidatus Paceibacterota bacterium genome:
- the leuS gene encoding leucine--tRNA ligase, translating into MARGSDYNHAKVEKKWQAVWAKNKFKNWQAKDFSPKKPMFILDMFPYPSGDGLHVGHVEGYTASDILSRYYRAQGYNVLHPMGWDAFGLPAENYAIKHKVNPAVSTKKNIDHFRKQMQMIGLSYDWTREINTTDPSYYKWTQWIFLELYKHGLAYEADMPVNWCPKCKTVLADEEVKENKCDRCGTLVERRNIRQWMLRITAYADRLLNDLPLLNWPEKIKVMQTNWIGRSEGTELDFKVENTDLKIKVFTTRIDTIYGATYLVLSPESPFINQITTAEYKKEVILYQDQARKKSDLERQGSNASKTGVFTGAYAVNPASKKLIPIWIADYILMSYGTGAVMGVPAHDSRDWQFAKTFNLPIIQVISKDGQVQQMLNAPLTASGVLVNSGIFNGLSTDIAAAKISNYLAGKKVVHYKLRDWVFARQRYWGEPIPLIHCPICGIQPVPLRDLPLKLPRVKHYEPTGTGESPLAKIDSWVNVKCPKCGGPAKRETNTMPQWAGSCWYYLRYLDPQNSKQLVDARKEKYWLANKKSEHFGVHLYIGGVEHAVLHLLYARFWHKFLYDLGLVSNKEPFYKLINQGMILGSGHEKMSKSRGNVVNPDEIVKNYGADALRIYEMFMGPLQDSKPWSTEGLAGITRFLDKVWLVARKISTPQQGERPLSKEAKSKLIQLKAETIKKVTQDIEGFRFNTAISALMIYTNALWDADALLDKIYLISLIKLLNPFAPHITEEIWQTMLCQKKPLELEPWPRWEEKDIEKRTAIIAIQINGKFRGNIEAPFGLTQGEVFNLAKKVETINKYFDQQNVQKIIYIQDKLLNIVI; encoded by the coding sequence ATGGCTAGGGGCAGCGATTATAATCACGCTAAGGTAGAAAAAAAATGGCAGGCTGTGTGGGCGAAAAATAAGTTTAAAAATTGGCAAGCTAAAGATTTTTCTCCCAAAAAGCCAATGTTCATCCTGGATATGTTCCCTTATCCTTCGGGAGACGGTTTGCATGTGGGGCATGTGGAAGGCTATACTGCCTCAGATATTTTAAGCCGTTATTATAGAGCGCAGGGCTATAACGTGCTTCATCCTATGGGCTGGGATGCTTTCGGATTGCCAGCAGAAAATTATGCCATTAAACATAAAGTTAATCCGGCCGTTTCGACCAAGAAAAATATTGATCATTTTCGCAAACAGATGCAGATGATAGGTTTGAGCTATGATTGGACTCGAGAAATAAATACTACCGACCCTAGTTATTACAAATGGACCCAATGGATATTTTTAGAACTTTATAAACATGGTTTGGCTTATGAAGCTGATATGCCCGTGAATTGGTGCCCAAAATGTAAAACTGTTTTGGCTGATGAAGAAGTGAAAGAAAATAAATGCGATCGTTGCGGCACACTAGTGGAGCGCAGAAATATTCGCCAATGGATGCTTCGTATTACCGCCTATGCCGACAGATTATTAAATGATTTGCCTCTTTTAAATTGGCCCGAGAAAATTAAGGTTATGCAAACCAACTGGATTGGGCGTAGCGAGGGGACCGAATTAGATTTTAAAGTGGAAAATACTGACTTAAAGATTAAAGTTTTTACTACTAGGATAGACACTATCTATGGAGCTACCTATTTGGTGCTGTCTCCCGAGAGTCCTTTCATTAATCAAATTACGACAGCTGAATACAAAAAAGAAGTTATTTTGTATCAAGACCAAGCGCGTAAAAAATCAGACCTGGAAAGGCAAGGAAGCAATGCTTCTAAAACAGGGGTTTTCACCGGCGCTTATGCGGTTAACCCTGCGAGCAAAAAATTAATTCCTATTTGGATTGCAGATTATATTCTTATGTCCTATGGAACAGGCGCCGTAATGGGCGTGCCTGCTCACGATAGTCGCGATTGGCAATTTGCCAAAACTTTTAATTTGCCGATTATACAGGTAATCTCCAAAGATGGACAGGTTCAACAGATGTTAAATGCCCCTCTTACTGCTTCGGGCGTATTGGTAAATTCTGGAATTTTTAATGGTTTATCTACTGATATAGCGGCTGCCAAGATCAGCAATTATTTAGCGGGGAAAAAGGTGGTGCATTATAAATTAAGAGATTGGGTTTTTGCCAGACAGCGCTACTGGGGGGAACCTATTCCTTTGATTCATTGTCCCATTTGCGGTATTCAGCCAGTGCCGTTGCGCGATTTACCTCTCAAATTGCCCAGGGTGAAACATTATGAGCCAACTGGCACAGGGGAATCGCCTTTGGCAAAAATCGATTCTTGGGTCAACGTAAAATGTCCAAAATGTGGTGGACCAGCCAAGAGAGAGACTAATACTATGCCTCAATGGGCTGGTTCCTGTTGGTATTATCTTCGTTATTTAGACCCTCAAAATAGCAAACAGCTGGTGGATGCCAGAAAGGAAAAATACTGGTTAGCCAATAAAAAATCAGAGCATTTTGGAGTACATTTATATATTGGCGGGGTAGAACACGCAGTCTTGCATTTGTTGTATGCCCGTTTTTGGCATAAGTTTTTGTATGATTTAGGTTTAGTATCTAATAAGGAACCGTTTTACAAGCTTATCAATCAAGGCATGATCTTGGGCAGCGGTCATGAAAAAATGTCAAAATCCAGAGGAAATGTCGTTAATCCCGATGAAATAGTGAAAAATTATGGGGCCGATGCCTTGAGAATTTATGAAATGTTTATGGGGCCGTTACAAGATAGTAAACCCTGGAGCACCGAAGGACTGGCAGGCATTACTCGCTTTTTGGATAAGGTTTGGTTGGTGGCGCGAAAGATTTCGACTCCCCAACAGGGCGAAAGACCTCTCTCGAAAGAGGCTAAAAGCAAATTAATACAGTTAAAAGCTGAGACGATAAAAAAAGTTACTCAAGATATAGAAGGATTCAGATTTAACACGGCAATCAGTGCTTTAATGATTTATACTAATGCTCTTTGGGACGCCGATGCTTTATTAGACAAAATTTATTTGATTAGCCTTATTAAACTGCTCAATCCTTTTGCTCCCCATATTACGGAAGAAATTTGGCAGACCATGCTTTGCCAAAAAAAGCCATTGGAATTAGAGCCTTGGCCTCGTTGGGAAGAAAAAGATATAGAAAAAAGAACCGCCATTATTGCTATACAAATTAACGGCAAGTTTAGAGGTAACATTGAGGCGCCCTTCGGATTAACTCAAGGTGAAGTCTTCAATTTGGCTAAGAAAGTAGAAACTATTAATAAGTATTTCGACCAGCAAAATGTTCAAAAAATTATTTACATTCAGGATAAACTGCTGAATATTGTAATCTAG